The following proteins come from a genomic window of Aquimarina sp. MAR_2010_214:
- a CDS encoding response regulator transcription factor, with amino-acid sequence MTTVLIADHHPITRKGIVSLFRNSEDYEIIGKVSNGNEMYDVLKASTPDVLIMELDLPQINGIMALRTIKKEFPRIKVIIFSSHPEEMYALSAIKAGASAYLSKTVPTKTLKKAIERVARGGIYLNDNLTQQLANGNANENNMVVKYKKLSSREIEVLNLLSSGKRNKDIASTLSINEKTVSTYKTRLLKKLKVDNLADLIHQSRLLHIS; translated from the coding sequence ATGACAACCGTATTAATCGCAGATCATCATCCAATTACAAGGAAGGGGATCGTTTCTTTATTTCGCAACTCAGAAGATTATGAGATCATTGGCAAAGTAAGTAACGGAAACGAGATGTATGATGTTTTGAAAGCTAGTACTCCAGATGTCCTCATTATGGAGTTAGATTTACCTCAAATCAATGGAATTATGGCATTGAGAACAATTAAAAAAGAATTTCCTAGAATCAAAGTAATTATTTTTAGTTCTCATCCTGAAGAAATGTATGCTCTAAGTGCTATTAAAGCAGGAGCTTCTGCATACTTATCCAAAACAGTACCAACAAAAACACTTAAAAAAGCAATCGAACGCGTTGCTAGAGGTGGTATATATTTAAATGACAACCTTACACAACAGTTAGCAAATGGAAATGCTAATGAAAACAATATGGTCGTTAAATATAAGAAACTATCCTCCCGAGAAATAGAAGTACTCAACCTATTATCTTCTGGAAAACGCAATAAAGATATAGCTTCTACATTATCTATTAATGAAAAAACGGTAAGTACGTATAAGACGCGACTACTCAAAAAACTAAAAGTGGATAATCTTGCTGATCTAATTCATCAATCCAGATTATTACATATTAGCTAA
- the nadE gene encoding NAD(+) synthase gives MQTEKVIDHIVNWLKEYATNANIEGFVIGVSGGIDSAVTSSLCAKTGLKTLCVEMPIHQAQSQVTRAQEHIAYLKEKFPNVSDTRVDLTPVFEEFKSVVPETTPSAQLDLSLANTRARLRMSTLYYFAGLYKYLVAGTGNKVEDFGVGFYTKYGDGGVDLSPIANLLKSEVYTIGEALGVPNSIQIASPTDGLFGDSRSDEDQIGASYDELEWAMKMKDEGKDIDDFEGREQEVFKIFIRLNTVNQHKMTPIPVCKIPVNLL, from the coding sequence ATGCAAACAGAAAAAGTAATTGATCATATTGTAAACTGGTTAAAAGAGTATGCTACTAATGCTAACATAGAAGGTTTTGTTATTGGTGTAAGCGGAGGAATTGATAGTGCTGTTACTTCTTCTTTATGCGCAAAAACAGGATTAAAAACACTTTGTGTAGAAATGCCCATTCATCAAGCACAGAGTCAGGTAACCAGAGCACAAGAGCACATTGCTTATTTAAAAGAAAAGTTTCCTAATGTTTCTGACACTAGAGTTGATCTAACTCCTGTTTTTGAAGAATTTAAATCTGTTGTTCCTGAAACAACTCCTAGTGCACAGCTTGATCTGTCATTAGCAAATACCAGAGCACGATTAAGAATGTCTACATTATATTACTTCGCTGGTTTATACAAATATCTAGTTGCAGGAACAGGTAATAAAGTTGAAGATTTTGGAGTTGGTTTTTACACCAAATATGGAGATGGCGGGGTGGATTTAAGTCCAATTGCAAATTTGTTAAAAAGTGAAGTCTACACAATAGGAGAAGCTCTAGGAGTTCCAAATTCTATACAAATTGCCTCTCCAACCGATGGTTTATTTGGGGATAGCAGAAGTGATGAAGATCAAATTGGAGCAAGTTATGATGAATTAGAATGGGCTATGAAAATGAAAGATGAAGGCAAAGATATTGATGATTTTGAAGGAAGAGAGCAAGAGGTTTTTAAAATTTTCATCCGTCTAAATACCGTAAACCAACACAAAATGACCCCTATTCCGGTGTGTAAAATACCCGTTAATCTATTATAA
- the gldB gene encoding gliding motility lipoprotein GldB has protein sequence MNSIKYLKFAIVFCVLFSCSSESKVDKEVAEIPVEIKIERFDRLFAEVTQENLPDLKKEYPFLFSEKYADSVWVKRSRDTIQQEVNKEVEKTFSDFSSEENELHSLFQRIKYYFPEIKEPRVVTITNDVDYHNKVVLSKGLLIISLDTYLGKDHHFYEGIQKYLRQHFDRQYIVPDVASMYAKNQIGPIRDRTFLGNLVSFGKELYLKNLLLPGFSDARKIGYTEEQYAWAKANEEQIWRYFIDRQLLYSTDSTLMPRFLYPGPFSKFYLEEIDKEAPDRIGQFIGWRIVTSYMKNNNVSLRQLIVADAETIFNRSKYKPKK, from the coding sequence ATGAATAGTATTAAGTATTTAAAGTTTGCCATTGTTTTTTGTGTATTATTTTCTTGCTCAAGCGAAAGTAAAGTAGATAAAGAAGTTGCTGAAATCCCGGTAGAGATTAAAATTGAACGTTTTGATCGATTATTTGCTGAAGTAACGCAAGAAAACTTACCTGATCTTAAAAAAGAATATCCTTTTTTATTTTCAGAAAAGTATGCGGATAGTGTGTGGGTCAAAAGATCTCGAGATACAATACAGCAAGAAGTGAACAAAGAAGTAGAAAAAACTTTTTCTGATTTTTCTTCAGAGGAAAATGAATTGCATTCACTTTTTCAGCGTATTAAATATTATTTCCCAGAAATTAAAGAACCTAGAGTGGTTACAATTACCAATGATGTAGATTATCATAATAAGGTGGTACTTTCAAAAGGATTACTTATTATTTCATTGGATACCTATTTAGGTAAGGATCATCATTTCTATGAAGGAATTCAAAAATATTTAAGACAGCATTTTGATAGGCAATATATAGTGCCAGATGTAGCTTCTATGTATGCCAAAAATCAGATAGGACCGATCAGAGATAGAACATTTTTGGGTAATCTTGTATCCTTTGGAAAAGAACTGTATCTAAAAAATTTGCTTTTACCCGGTTTTAGCGATGCCAGAAAAATAGGATATACCGAAGAACAGTATGCCTGGGCAAAAGCTAATGAAGAACAAATCTGGAGGTATTTCATAGATCGCCAATTATTATATAGTACAGATAGTACTCTTATGCCTAGATTTTTATACCCTGGGCCTTTTTCAAAATTTTATTTAGAAGAAATTGATAAAGAAGCGCCAGATAGAATAGGGCAATTTATAGGATGGAGGATTGTAACTTCGTATATGAAAAATAACAATGTATCTTTGCGGCAATTAATAGTGGCAGATGCCGAAACGATTTTTAACAGATCAAAATATAAACCCAAAAAATAA
- the gldC gene encoding gliding motility protein GldC, translating to MANNHKSEIKIDIELDENRIPEKLKWTAQDGGVENEETKAMLLSVWNSENKESLRIDLWTKDMPVDEMKIFFHQTLVAMSDTFYRATQDEKMSATMKDFCDYFAEKLELKQK from the coding sequence ATGGCGAACAATCATAAATCAGAAATAAAAATAGATATAGAGTTAGATGAAAATAGAATTCCAGAAAAATTAAAGTGGACAGCACAAGATGGAGGTGTAGAGAACGAAGAGACCAAAGCAATGCTGCTATCTGTATGGAATAGCGAGAATAAAGAAAGTCTTCGTATTGATTTATGGACCAAAGATATGCCCGTAGACGAAATGAAGATCTTTTTTCATCAAACATTAGTCGCTATGAGCGATACTTTTTATCGAGCTACCCAAGACGAAAAAATGTCGGCAACTATGAAAGATTTTTGTGATTACTTTGCTGAAAAACTAGAGCTTAAGCAAAAATAA
- a CDS encoding GTPase: MKKTLFFVYNAKSDIWNKYLDIFHKTMSPTTYSCDLCSLTHGNFSEKKVWKDFRENSDHEFVFMYKDEFLGTISSLERKNLIFPIIFQKHGENIDLLFDSEKLSSLNSVEELIESLKKKIS; the protein is encoded by the coding sequence TTGAAAAAAACTTTGTTTTTTGTGTATAATGCCAAGTCAGATATTTGGAATAAGTATCTTGATATTTTTCATAAAACTATGAGTCCGACTACATATTCATGTGACCTTTGTAGTCTTACTCATGGTAATTTTTCAGAAAAAAAAGTATGGAAAGATTTTAGAGAAAATTCTGATCATGAATTCGTGTTTATGTATAAAGATGAGTTTTTAGGCACGATTTCAAGCCTAGAACGCAAAAATCTTATTTTTCCAATCATTTTTCAAAAACATGGAGAAAATATTGATTTATTATTTGATTCTGAAAAGTTATCGTCTTTAAATTCTGTAGAGGAATTAATAGAATCTTTAAAAAAGAAAATAAGCTAA